The Streptomyces halobius genomic interval ACCGCCTGACCTGCGGTTTCGTCGCCCTCCTGATGAGCGCCCGAGTCCACAGGTGTGCACGCACCTGCGGGCGTAGGCTCGGTCTCGGGTACAGCAACGACTATGTGCAAAGAGGGTCTCTGATGGAGCTCGGTCTCGTCGGTCTCGGCAAGATGGGCGGCAACATGCGCGAGCGCATCCGCCGCGCAGGCCACACCGTCATCGGATACGACCGCAACCCGGAGCTGGCCGATGTGGACAGCCTCCAGGAGCTCGTGGAAAAGCTCAGGGGTCCGCGGGTCGTCTGGGTCATGGTGCCGGCCGGCGCCGCCACCCAGTCGACGGTCGACGAGCTGGCAGGGCTGCTCTCGCCCGGCGACGTCGTCGTGGACGGCGGCAACTCCCGCTGGACCGACGACGAGAAGCACGCCGAGGAGCTCAAGGCCAAGGGCGTCGGCTTTGTCGACTGTGGTGTCTCCGGCGGCGTCTGGGGCCTGGAGAACGGCTATGCGCTGATGTACGGCGGCGACAAGGACGACGTCGCCAAGGTGCAGCCGGTCTTCGACGCGCTCAAGCCCGAGGGGGAGTTCGGCTCGGTGCACGCGGGCAAGGTGGGCGCCGGCCACTTCGCGAAGATGGTCCACAACGGCATCGAGTACGCCATGATGCAGGCGTTCGCCGAGGGCTGGGAGCTGCTGGAGAAGGTCGACTCGGTCACCGACGTCCGCGAGATCTTCCGCTCCTGGCAGGAGGGCACGGTCATCCGCTCCTGGCTGCTCGACCTGGCCGTCAACGCGCTGGACGACGACGAGCACCTGGAGAAGCTGCGCGGTTACGCACAGGACAGCGGCGAGGGCCGGTGGACCGTGGAAGCCGCCATCGACAACGCCGTGCCGCTGCCCGCGATCACGGCCTCGCTCTTCGCCCGCTTCGCGTCCCGTCAGGACGACTCCCCGCAGATGAAGATGATCGCCGCGCTGCGCAACCAGTTCGGCGGCCACGCGGTCGAGAACAAGAAGTAGCGGCACGACGCCGCAGCAGGCGTCAACAGGCAAGCAGTACACCGTAGTTGAGCAGCCGGGGAGGTCGGCGTTCGGTCATGCACGTCACGCATCTGTCGCTCGCCGACTTCCGCTCGTACGCCCGGGTCGAGGTTCCGCTCGATCCGGGCGTGACGGCTTTCGTCGGGCCCAACGGGCAGGGCAAGACCAATCTCGTCGAGGCCGTCGGTTATCTCGCGACGCTCGGCAGCCACCGGGTCTCCTCGGATGCCCCGCTGGTACGGATGGGCGCCGAGCGGGCGGTCGTCCGGGCCGCGGTGGTCCAGGGCGAGCGGCAGCAGCTGGTGGAGCTGGAACTCAATCCGGGCAAGGCGAACCGCGCCAGGATCAACCGGTCGTCTCAGGTCAGGCCGCGCGATGTACTGGGGATCGTCCGGACGGTGCTGTTCGCGCCGGAGGATCTGGCGCTGGTCAAGGGCGATCCCGGTGAGCGCCGGCGGTTCCTGGACGAGCTGATCACCGCGCGTGCGCCGCGGATGGCCGGGGTGCGCTCCGATTACGACCGTGTCCTCAAGCAGCGGAACACCCTGTTGAAGACGGCGGCCCTGGCACGGCGACACGGTGGGCGCCAGATGGATCTGTCGACGCTCGACGTGTGGGATCAGCATCTGGCGCGCGCGGGTGCCGAGCTGCTGGCCCAGCGGCTCGATCTGATCGCCGCGCTGCAGCCGCTGGCGGACAAGGCGTACGAGCAGCTGGCACCGGGCGGCGGACCGCTGGCGCTGGAGTACCGCGGGTCGGCGGGCGGGGCGATGGCCGCGGCGTCGACGCGCGAGGAGCTGTACGGCGTGCTGCTGGCGGCGCTCGGGGAGGCCCGGAAGGGCGAGATCGAGCGCGGGGTGACGCTGGTCGGCCCGCATCGCGACGATCTGGTGCTGAAGCTGGGGCAGCTGCCGGCGAAGGGGTACGCCAGTCATGGCGAGTGCTGGTCGTATGCGCTGGCGCTGCGGCTGGCCTCGTACGACCTGTTGCGGTCCGAGAGTTACTCCGGGCCCGGAGGGCCCTCCACTGAGGGCGGTGGCGGGCGACGGGCGGGCGAACCGGTGCTGGTGCTCGACGACGTCTTCGCCGAGCTGGACACGCGGCGCCGGGAGCGGCTGGCGGAGCTGGTGGCGCCGGGTGAGCAGGTGCTGGTGACGGCGGCGGTGGCCGACGATGTGCCGGGAGTGCTGGCCGGGGTGCGGTACGCGGTCTCGGACGGCGCGGTGACGAAGGTATGAGCGTGACGAAGGCCCACCCGTGAGCGAGCGAAGCGAACTTCCGGAGAGCCCCGGAGAGGGCGCGTCCGGCCTGCCCCGACCTTCCCCGGAACTCTCCGGTGTGGATCTCGCCCGTCAGGCGCTGGTGGCCGCCAAGGAGCAGGCGCGTGCGCGGGGCGCGGCCGCGCAGCAGAAGAAGCAGGCACGGCGCGGCGGGCTGCGCTCCGGCGCGCGGGCGGACGGCCGTGATCCGCTGCCTCTGGGGGCGGCGATCAACCGGCTGATCACGGAGCGCGGCTGGGAGACCCCGGCGGCGGTCGGCGGGGTGATGGGGCGCTGGCCGCAGCTGGTGGGTCCGGACGTGGCGCAGCACTGCGAGCCACAGAAGTACGACGAGGACGCCCGGGTGCTGACGGTGCAGTGCGACTCCACGGCCTGGGCGACCCAGCTGCGGCTGCTGGCGCCGCAGTTGGTGGCGCGGCTGAACCAGGACCTGGGGCAGGGCACCATCAAGCTGATCAAGGTGCTGGGGCCCGGTGGTCCGGGGCGGCGCTACGGCCCGCTGCGGGCGCCCGGCAGCAAGGGGCCGGGCGACACCTACGGGTGACCTGCGGCACTGCCGGAACGGGTGTGACGTATGAGACTCCGCTCATGGTAGCCGGCGGTTGACAGCCCGAAGCGCTGAGTGCCCGTGTGAGCGTCTTGGGGCCCCTTCTCGGATATGGGGAGTCGGCGGACGCCAGTTCAGGGCGGCACGTGACGACTCAGGTGCCTGCAAACCCCCATCAGTGTCGGCGCCACCGGTACACTGGTACGCAATCCCGCCCACTCGCGGAATATGTCGAACGACGCAGCCGCTCCCGCCTGCCTCATGGGATGACCCGCGCAGGCGCGGAAGGGCTTGTGCTGTGCCAGAAAGGGCGCTTCGTGGCCGACTCCGGCGACCTCAACGAGATCAACAAGGCTTCTACTGAAGAGGGGGTTCCGGCCGGCGCCATGGGCGACTCCTTGGTGGAGCAGTTGTACGACGCCAGCGCGATCACCGTCCTCGAAGGCCTGGACGCGGTGCGCAAGCGTCCCGGCATGTACATCGGCTCGACAGGCGAACGCGGTCTGCACCACCTCGTGCAGGAAGTCGTCGACAACTCCGTCGACGAGGCGCTGGCAGGTCATGCCGACACCATTGATGTGACGATCCTGCCCGACGGCGGGGTCCGGGTGGTCGACAACGGCCGCGGTATCCCCGTCGACATCGTGCCGTCCGAGAACAAGCCGGCCGTCGAGGTCGTGCTGACGGTCCTGCACGCCGGCGGCAAGTTCGGCGGCGGCGGCTACGCGGTCTCCGGTGGTCTGCACGGTGTGGGTGTCTCCGTCGTGAACGCCCTGTCGACCCGGGTGGCCGTCGAGATCCGCCGGGACGGCTACCGCTGGACCCAGGAGTACAAGCAGGGCGTGCCGACCTCGCCGCTGGCCAAGCACGAGGCCACCGAGGACTCCGGCACCTCGGTCACCTTCTGGGCCGACAGCGAGATCTTCGAGACCACCACCTACAGCTTCGAGACGCTGTCCCGGCGCTTCCAGGAGATGGCGTTCCTCAACAAGGGGCTGACCATCGCGCTCACCGACGAGCGCCCGGACCACGTGGACGAGGACGGCAAGCCGCTCTCGGTGCGGTACTGCTACGAGGGCGGCATCGTCGACTTCGTGAAGTACCTCAACTCCCGCAAGGGGGAGCTGGTCCACCCGACGGTCGTCTCGGTGGAGGCCGAGGACAAGGAGCGGATGCTCTCCATCGACCTCGCGATGCAGTGGAACACCCAGTACAGCGAGGGTGTCTACAGCTTCGCGAACATCATCCACACCCACGAGGGCGGTACCCACGAAGAGGGCTTCCGTGCCGCGCTGACCGGCCTGATCAATCGTTATGCCCGTGACAAGAAGCTGCTGCGGGAGAAGGACGACAACCTCACGGGTGAGGACATCCGCGAGGGTCTGACGGCGATCATCTCGGTCAAGCTCGCCGAGCCGCAGTTCGAGGGCCAGACCAAGACCAAGCTGGGCAACACCGAGGTCAAGACCTTCGTCCAGAAGGTGGTCCACGAGCACCTCAACGACTGGCTGGACCGCAACCCCAACGAGGCCGCGGACATCATCCGCAAGGGCATCCAGGCGGCGACCGCCCGGGTGGCCGCCCGTAAGGCGCGTGATCTGACCCGTCGCAAGGGGCTGCTGGAGACCGCGTCGCTGCCCGGCAAGCTGAGCGACTGCCAGTCCAACGACCCGACGAAGTGCGAGATCTTCATCGTCGAGGGTGACTCCGCCGGCGGCTCGGCGAAGTCCGGCCGCAACCCGGAGTACCAGGCGATCCTGCCGATCCGAGGCAAGATCCTCAACGTCGAGAAGGCCCGGGTCGACAAGATCCTGCAGAACAACGAGGTCCAGGCGCTGATCTCGGCGTTCGGCACGGGGGTGCACGAGGACTTCGACATCGAGAAGCTCCGCTACCACAAGATCATTCTTATGGCGGACGCCGATGTCGACGGCCAGCACATCAACACCCTGCTGCTGACCTTCCTGTTCCGCTTCATGCGGCCGCTGGTCGAAGCAGGCCATGTCTTCCTCTCCCGCCCGCCGCTCTACAAGATCAAGTGGGGCCGGGACGACTTCGAATACGCCTACTCCGACCCGGAGCGGGACCACATGATCGAGCTCGGCAAGCAGAACGGCAAGCGCATCAAGGACGACTCGGTGCAGCGGTTCAAGGGTCTCGGTGAGATGAACGCCGAGGAGCTGCGCGTGACGACCATGGACACCGACCACCGGGTGCTCGGCCAGGTCTCCCTGGACGACGCGGCCCGTGCCGACGACCTGTTCTCGGTGCTCATGGGTGAGGACGTCGAGGCACGCCGCTCCTTCATCCAGCGCAACGCCAAGGACGTCCGCTTTCTCGACATCTGAGCCCTGTCGGCCCTCACCACAGCCGCGGCTCGAAAGGACTTTGAACAGCAATGGCCGACGAGAACCCCCCTGTGACCCCGGACGGTGTGACCGCCGAGGGCGCGCCCGCCGCCATCGAAGGCGTCGGAATGCGCGTCGAGCCCGTCGGGCTCGAAACGGAGATGCAGCGCTCCTACCTCGACTACGCGATGTCCGTCATCGTCTCGCGTGCGCTGCCGGACATCCGGGACGGCCTCAAGCCCGTCCACCGCCGCGTCCTGTACGCGATGTACGACGGCGGGTACCGCCCCGAGAAGGGGTTCTACAAGTGCGCCCGCGTCGTCGGTGACGTCATGGGTACGTACCACCCGCACGGCGACTCCTCGATCTATGACGCGCTGGTGCGTCTGGCGCAGTCGTGGTCGATGCGGATGCCGCTGGTGGACTCCAACGGCAACTTCGGCTCCCCGGGCAACGACCCGGCCGCGGCCATGCGGTACACCGAGTGCAAGATGGCGCCGCTGTCGATGGAGATGCTCCGGGACATCGACGAGGAGACCGTCGACTTCCAGGACAACTACGACGGCCGTAACCAGGAGCCGACGGTCCTGCCGTCCCGCTTCCCCAATCTGCTGATCAACGGCTCGGCCGGGATCGCGGTCGGTATGGCCACCAACATCCCGCCGCACAACCTGCGCGAGGTCGCGGCCGGCGCCCAGTGGGCGCTGGAGCACCCGGAAGCCTCCAACGAGGAGCTGCTGGACGCGCTGATCGAGCGGATCAAGGGCCCCGACTTCCCCACCGGCGCGCTGGTGGTGGGCCGCAAGGGCATCGAGGAGGCGTACCGCACCGGCCGCGGTTCGATCACCATGCGTGCGGTGGTCGAGGTCGAGGAGATCCAGGGCCGCCAGTGCCTGGTGGTCACCGAGCTGCCGTACCAGGTCAACCCGGACAACCTCGCGCAGAAGATCGCCGACCTGGTGAAGGACGGCAGGATCGGCGGCATCGCGGACGTCCGCGACGAGACGTCCTCGCGGACGGGCCAGCGTCTGGTCATCGTGCTCAAGCGGGACGCGGTCGCCAAGGTCGTCCTCAACAACCTCTACAAGCACACCGATCTGCAGACCAACTTCGGCGCGAACATGCTCGCCCTGGTGGACGGTGTGCCGCGCACCCTCTCCCTGGACGCGTTCATCCGCAACTGGGTCAGCCACCAGGTCGAGGTCATCGTCCGCCGGACGAAGTTCCGGCTGCGCAAGGCCGAGGAGCGGGCACACATCCTGCGCGGTCTGCTCAAGGCGCTGGACGCGATCGACGAGGTCATCGCGCTGATCCGACGCAGTGACACGGTCGAGGTGGCGCGTGAGGGCCTGATGGGCCTGCTGACGATCGACGAGATCCAGGCGAACGCGATCCTGGAGATGCAGCTGCGCCGGCTGGCCGCCCTGGAGCGCCAGAAGATCACCGCCGAGCACGACGAGCTGCAGCGCAAGATCAACGAGTACAACGCGATCCTGGCCTCGCCGGAGCGGCAGCGGCAGATCATCAGCGAGGAACTGACCGCGATCGTCGAGAAGTTCGGCGACGACCGGCGCAGCAAGCTGGTGCCCTTCGAGGGCGACATGTCCATCGAGGACCTGATCGCCGAGGAGGACATCGTCGTCACGATCACCCGTGGCGGCTATGTGAAGCGGACGAAGACCGACGACTACCGCTCGCAGAAGCGCGGCGGCAAGGGCGTCCGCGGCACGAAGCTGAAGGAAGACGACATCGTCGACCACTTCTTCGTCTCGACCACGCACCATTGGCTGCTGTTCTTCACGAACAAGGGCCGTGTCTACCGCGCGAAGGCGTACGAGCTGCCCGACGCGGGCCGCGATGCGCGGGGGCAGCATGTGGCCAACCTCCTCGCCTTCCAGCCGGACGAGCAGATCGCGCAGATCCTGGCGATCCGGGACTACGAGGCCATGCCGTATCTGGTGCTCTCCACCAAGGGCGGTCTGGTGAAGAAGACGCCGCTGAAGGATTACGACTCGCCGCGCTCCGGCGGTGTGATCGCGATCAACCTGCGGGAGCAGGAGGACGGCACGGACGACGAGCTGATCGGTGCCGAGCTGGTGTCGGAGACCGA includes:
- the gnd gene encoding phosphogluconate dehydrogenase (NAD(+)-dependent, decarboxylating), which codes for MELGLVGLGKMGGNMRERIRRAGHTVIGYDRNPELADVDSLQELVEKLRGPRVVWVMVPAGAATQSTVDELAGLLSPGDVVVDGGNSRWTDDEKHAEELKAKGVGFVDCGVSGGVWGLENGYALMYGGDKDDVAKVQPVFDALKPEGEFGSVHAGKVGAGHFAKMVHNGIEYAMMQAFAEGWELLEKVDSVTDVREIFRSWQEGTVIRSWLLDLAVNALDDDEHLEKLRGYAQDSGEGRWTVEAAIDNAVPLPAITASLFARFASRQDDSPQMKMIAALRNQFGGHAVENKK
- the recF gene encoding DNA replication/repair protein RecF (All proteins in this family for which functions are known are DNA-binding proteins that assist the filamentation of RecA onto DNA for the initiation of recombination or recombinational repair.) codes for the protein MHVTHLSLADFRSYARVEVPLDPGVTAFVGPNGQGKTNLVEAVGYLATLGSHRVSSDAPLVRMGAERAVVRAAVVQGERQQLVELELNPGKANRARINRSSQVRPRDVLGIVRTVLFAPEDLALVKGDPGERRRFLDELITARAPRMAGVRSDYDRVLKQRNTLLKTAALARRHGGRQMDLSTLDVWDQHLARAGAELLAQRLDLIAALQPLADKAYEQLAPGGGPLALEYRGSAGGAMAAASTREELYGVLLAALGEARKGEIERGVTLVGPHRDDLVLKLGQLPAKGYASHGECWSYALALRLASYDLLRSESYSGPGGPSTEGGGGRRAGEPVLVLDDVFAELDTRRRERLAELVAPGEQVLVTAAVADDVPGVLAGVRYAVSDGAVTKV
- a CDS encoding DUF721 domain-containing protein, with product MSERSELPESPGEGASGLPRPSPELSGVDLARQALVAAKEQARARGAAAQQKKQARRGGLRSGARADGRDPLPLGAAINRLITERGWETPAAVGGVMGRWPQLVGPDVAQHCEPQKYDEDARVLTVQCDSTAWATQLRLLAPQLVARLNQDLGQGTIKLIKVLGPGGPGRRYGPLRAPGSKGPGDTYG
- the gyrB gene encoding DNA topoisomerase (ATP-hydrolyzing) subunit B yields the protein MTRAGAEGLVLCQKGRFVADSGDLNEINKASTEEGVPAGAMGDSLVEQLYDASAITVLEGLDAVRKRPGMYIGSTGERGLHHLVQEVVDNSVDEALAGHADTIDVTILPDGGVRVVDNGRGIPVDIVPSENKPAVEVVLTVLHAGGKFGGGGYAVSGGLHGVGVSVVNALSTRVAVEIRRDGYRWTQEYKQGVPTSPLAKHEATEDSGTSVTFWADSEIFETTTYSFETLSRRFQEMAFLNKGLTIALTDERPDHVDEDGKPLSVRYCYEGGIVDFVKYLNSRKGELVHPTVVSVEAEDKERMLSIDLAMQWNTQYSEGVYSFANIIHTHEGGTHEEGFRAALTGLINRYARDKKLLREKDDNLTGEDIREGLTAIISVKLAEPQFEGQTKTKLGNTEVKTFVQKVVHEHLNDWLDRNPNEAADIIRKGIQAATARVAARKARDLTRRKGLLETASLPGKLSDCQSNDPTKCEIFIVEGDSAGGSAKSGRNPEYQAILPIRGKILNVEKARVDKILQNNEVQALISAFGTGVHEDFDIEKLRYHKIILMADADVDGQHINTLLLTFLFRFMRPLVEAGHVFLSRPPLYKIKWGRDDFEYAYSDPERDHMIELGKQNGKRIKDDSVQRFKGLGEMNAEELRVTTMDTDHRVLGQVSLDDAARADDLFSVLMGEDVEARRSFIQRNAKDVRFLDI
- the gyrA gene encoding DNA gyrase subunit A: MADENPPVTPDGVTAEGAPAAIEGVGMRVEPVGLETEMQRSYLDYAMSVIVSRALPDIRDGLKPVHRRVLYAMYDGGYRPEKGFYKCARVVGDVMGTYHPHGDSSIYDALVRLAQSWSMRMPLVDSNGNFGSPGNDPAAAMRYTECKMAPLSMEMLRDIDEETVDFQDNYDGRNQEPTVLPSRFPNLLINGSAGIAVGMATNIPPHNLREVAAGAQWALEHPEASNEELLDALIERIKGPDFPTGALVVGRKGIEEAYRTGRGSITMRAVVEVEEIQGRQCLVVTELPYQVNPDNLAQKIADLVKDGRIGGIADVRDETSSRTGQRLVIVLKRDAVAKVVLNNLYKHTDLQTNFGANMLALVDGVPRTLSLDAFIRNWVSHQVEVIVRRTKFRLRKAEERAHILRGLLKALDAIDEVIALIRRSDTVEVAREGLMGLLTIDEIQANAILEMQLRRLAALERQKITAEHDELQRKINEYNAILASPERQRQIISEELTAIVEKFGDDRRSKLVPFEGDMSIEDLIAEEDIVVTITRGGYVKRTKTDDYRSQKRGGKGVRGTKLKEDDIVDHFFVSTTHHWLLFFTNKGRVYRAKAYELPDAGRDARGQHVANLLAFQPDEQIAQILAIRDYEAMPYLVLSTKGGLVKKTPLKDYDSPRSGGVIAINLREQEDGTDDELIGAELVSETDDLLLISKKAQSIRFTATDEALRPMGRATSGVKGMSFREGDELLSMNVVRAGTFVFTATDGGYAKRTSVDDYRVQGRGGLGIKAAKIVEDRGSLVGALVVEETDEILAITLSGGVIRTRVNEVRETGRDTMGVQLINLGKRDAVVGIARNAEAGREAEEVDGVEGPDETDAAEGIEPAAD